The Aquidulcibacter paucihalophilus genome has a window encoding:
- a CDS encoding response regulator, with translation MSSLQALQVLLVDDNQHMRAITSAVLQSAGVRKVREAADGTAGLEILREHPIDLAIVDFNMFPLDGVEFTRLVRNSPDTANPYLPIIMMTGHSEKSRVYEARDAGVTEFVVKPITAKAILDRIQAVIFRPRPFVKTDGYFGPDRRRSNTSNYKGPMRRAADQASDDSSAA, from the coding sequence ATGTCATCTCTCCAGGCACTCCAGGTTCTGCTGGTCGACGACAACCAGCACATGCGGGCGATCACGTCCGCGGTGCTGCAGTCGGCCGGCGTGCGCAAGGTGCGGGAGGCCGCTGACGGCACCGCCGGACTCGAGATCCTGCGCGAGCATCCGATCGACCTCGCCATCGTCGACTTCAACATGTTCCCGCTGGACGGCGTCGAATTCACCCGACTGGTCCGCAACAGTCCGGACACGGCCAATCCCTATCTGCCGATCATCATGATGACCGGCCATTCGGAAAAGAGCCGCGTCTATGAGGCGCGCGACGCGGGGGTGACGGAGTTCGTGGTCAAGCCGATCACGGCCAAGGCCATCCTCGACCGCATCCAGGCGGTGATCTTCCGCCCCCGTCCGTTCGTGAAGACCGACGGCTATTTCGGGCCAGACCGCCGACGGTCCAACACCTCGAACTACAAGGGGCCGATGCGCCGCGCCGCGGATCAGGCCAGCGACGACTCCAGCGCGGCATAG
- a CDS encoding M23 family metallopeptidase, protein MILNRRSVVIGSGALLAAGSAQAQDDGLTLAGRFVQGGHALGRTWPRALIFVDGESLTAASADGVFIVGFDREAAGTVQIEARLGDRTARRILDIAPGQFPSTSVNGLPPSTVEPSDPELLARIQREIVIKTEGFASRIDADHFRDGFDWPLEGFRVTSRWGSQRVLNGTPARPHYGIDLAAPQGTVIRAPAAGRVTLAQPGLHFEGGLVLIDHGQGLITAYLHQSRIDVVAGQDLSRGEPVGRVGMTGRATGPHLCWRMKWRDRNLDPSLLVKT, encoded by the coding sequence GTGATCCTCAACCGCCGGAGCGTCGTTATCGGCTCCGGTGCCCTGCTCGCCGCCGGTTCCGCCCAGGCGCAGGACGACGGCCTGACCCTGGCCGGCCGCTTCGTCCAGGGCGGTCACGCCCTCGGCCGCACCTGGCCCCGCGCCCTGATTTTCGTCGATGGTGAATCCCTGACGGCAGCCTCGGCTGACGGCGTCTTCATCGTCGGCTTCGACCGTGAGGCGGCCGGCACTGTCCAGATCGAGGCCCGGCTCGGCGACCGCACCGCCCGCCGCATCCTCGACATCGCCCCCGGCCAGTTTCCCTCGACCAGCGTCAATGGCCTGCCGCCGTCGACCGTGGAGCCCTCCGACCCCGAACTGCTGGCCCGCATCCAGCGCGAGATCGTGATCAAGACCGAGGGCTTTGCCAGCCGCATCGACGCCGATCATTTCCGCGATGGCTTCGACTGGCCGCTGGAGGGCTTCCGGGTCACCAGCCGCTGGGGCAGCCAGCGCGTCCTCAATGGTACGCCCGCGCGGCCTCACTACGGCATCGATCTGGCGGCACCGCAGGGGACGGTGATCCGGGCCCCCGCCGCCGGACGCGTCACCCTGGCCCAGCCAGGGTTGCATTTCGAGGGCGGCCTGGTCCTGATCGACCACGGCCAGGGGTTGATCACGGCCTATCTTCACCAGTCCCGCATCGACGTCGTCGCAGGCCAGGACCTGAGCCGCGGAGAGCCTGTCGGCCGGGTGGGCATGACCGGCAGGGCCACCGGTCCACATCTCTGCTGGCGCATGAAATGGCGCGACCGCAACCTGGATCCTTCACTGCTGGTGAAAACCTGA
- a CDS encoding DUF2093 domain-containing protein — protein sequence MPKTQTAKATLHYGDGEFAVLKPGRFVTCAVSGKSIPLESLRYWSVSLQEAYAGPGEAFQRLGQVA from the coding sequence ATGCCCAAGACCCAGACCGCCAAGGCGACCCTCCACTACGGCGATGGCGAGTTCGCCGTGCTCAAGCCCGGCCGCTTCGTGACCTGTGCCGTCAGCGGCAAATCCATCCCCCTGGAATCCCTGCGCTACTGGTCGGTCAGTCTGCAGGAAGCCTATGCGGGCCCCGGGGAAGCCTTCCAGAGACTGGGCCAGGTCGCGTGA